The genomic window GGGAGAATATGGAAAGTGTGGAGTTAGGGTAAAAGAGGGTGATAATCTCTACCTTACTGTTTACGGTCTTGTATCCGCTATAAACGTAGACCCCATAGAGAAGAAGCCCCTTTACCACTTTCTACCATCCACGAACAGCCTTTCTATAGGCACGGTAGGTTGTAACTTTTCCTGTCAGTTCTGTCAAAACTGGGAAATCTCCCAGTATCCTAAAACGCATCATCATGAAGTTTTTGGCAAGGAGCTAAGTCCAGAAGATATTGTGAGGCTTGCGGAGCTTTACAAAACGCCTTCCATATCTTATACCTATAACGAACCGGTTATTTTCTTTGAGTTTGCTTACGATGTGATGAAGTTGGCAAAAGAAAGGGGAATAAGAAATATATTCGTTACAAGCGGATACGAAACGGAAGAAGCCATAGATATAGCCCTTCCTTACCTTGATGCCATGAACGTAGACCTCAAGTCCTTTTCCGATGATTTCTACAGAAATATATGCGGGGCAAGGTTAAAACCAGTCTTAAGGACCATTGAATACGCCTTTAAAAAGGGTATTTGGATTGAGATAACTACCTTGCTGATACCGGGCTACAACGACACAGATGAAGAGATAAGACAAATAGCCAGGTTTATAGCGGGGCTTTCAAAAGATATACCTTGGCATATATCTAGGTTCTTCCCCGCCTATAGGATGCTCCATGTCCCTCCTACGCCAGTAAGCAGTTTGAAAAAAGCCTATGAGATTGGCAAAGAGGAAGGTCTTAACTTTGTTTATGTGGGAAACTACTGGAACGAAGACCTTGAATCTACCTATTGTCCTAACTGTGGTAAAAAGGTAATAGAGAGGTTTGGTTATAGCACAAGGAATCACCTGAGAGAGGGAAGGTGTCCCAATTGCGGATATCAGTTAAAGGGTGTGTGGCAATAAACGTGTCCGGGGGGACTTGAACCCCCGACCTTGGGTTCCGGAGACCCACGCTCTATCCAGCTGAGCTACGGACACTCAAGAGAATATAATATACCTATGTTTAGAGAGAGGGTCAAAAGTTTTCACTTCGTAGGTATAGGCGGAATAGGCATGAGCGGTATAGCCCAGATACTCCTTGAGATGGGCTATGAGGTCTCTGGCTCGGACATAAGGGAAAACAAAAACACGGAGCTTCTCAGGAAAAAGGGTGCAAGGGTCTACATAGGACATTCAGAAAAAAACTTAGAGAGGGCTCAAGTGGTGGTTTACTCCTCTGCGGTCTCTGAGGACAATCCAGAGATAAAAAAAGCCAAGTCTTTAGGCATTCCTGTTATTCCTCGTGGGGAGATGCTTGCAGAGCTCTTTAGGCTTGGGGAAGGTATAGCGGTATGCGGTTCTCATGGCAAGACCACGACCACTTCCATGATAGCCCATGCCTTTCATGAGGCGGGGTATGACCCTACTGTCCTTATTGGGGGTGTGCTCCAGAGGTTTGGCTCTAATGCTAAACTTGGCAAGGACAAGCTAATAGTTTCTGAGGCAGATGAAAGCGACGGGAGCTTTTTAAAGCTCTTGCCTACCGTGGCGGTGATAACCAACATAGACAAGGAACACATAGGCTTTTATAGGGATATTGAGGAGATAAGGCAGGCTTTTTTGAGGTTTGCGGATGCGGTGCCCTTTTATGGCTTTGTGGTAATTAACGCAGATGACGAAAACTGCAGGTGGGTTATAGAGAGAACCCATAGAAGGGTAATAACCTTTGGGCTAAGAGAAGGTGCCAACTATACCGCAAGAGAGCTTAGGCTCATAGAAGGAAGGTATGCCTTTGAAGTTTGGCACGAAGAGCAAAGGCTCGGTGAGGTGCATCTTGGTGTGCCGGGTAAACATAATGTCTATAATGCCCTTGCCTGTATCTCCGTCTGCCATAGTGCCGGTTTGGGCTTTGAGGATATAAAGAAATCCCTCGAGAGCTTTAGGAATGCGGAAAGAAGGCTTGAGCTAAAAGGATACTTTCATGGTGCACCCGTCTACGATGACTATGGGCATCACCCAACGGAGATAAAGGCTGTCTTAAGTGCGGTTAGGGACATGCATCCTGAAAGGAAAATAATTTTGGCTTTCCAGCCTCATAGGTACTCAAGAACCTTTCACCTTTTTGAAGACTTTACACAGGTCCTTAAAGGGGCAGACCTATGCCTTGTTACGGATATATATCCTGCTGGTGAGGAGAACCTATACGGGGTGAGTGCAAAAGAGTTAGCATTAAAATCCAATGCCATATACTGCCCTACAAAGGAGGACCTCTTTGAAGCACTTGAGGAAAGGATATCTGAAGGGCACGTAGTCCTCTTTATGGGTGCGGGTAGCATATCCAAGTGGTGTGAAGAGTTTCTGGCACTCAAGAGGGCATGAAGGGTCTTTCTGGAAAGGAATGGGTGCTTT from Hydrogenobacter sp. T-8 includes these protein-coding regions:
- the amrS gene encoding AmmeMemoRadiSam system radical SAM enzyme codes for the protein MRAIAWLSEKRNGKILCKACSQRCLLGEGEYGKCGVRVKEGDNLYLTVYGLVSAINVDPIEKKPLYHFLPSTNSLSIGTVGCNFSCQFCQNWEISQYPKTHHHEVFGKELSPEDIVRLAELYKTPSISYTYNEPVIFFEFAYDVMKLAKERGIRNIFVTSGYETEEAIDIALPYLDAMNVDLKSFSDDFYRNICGARLKPVLRTIEYAFKKGIWIEITTLLIPGYNDTDEEIRQIARFIAGLSKDIPWHISRFFPAYRMLHVPPTPVSSLKKAYEIGKEEGLNFVYVGNYWNEDLESTYCPNCGKKVIERFGYSTRNHLREGRCPNCGYQLKGVWQ
- the murC gene encoding UDP-N-acetylmuramate--L-alanine ligase; the encoded protein is MFRERVKSFHFVGIGGIGMSGIAQILLEMGYEVSGSDIRENKNTELLRKKGARVYIGHSEKNLERAQVVVYSSAVSEDNPEIKKAKSLGIPVIPRGEMLAELFRLGEGIAVCGSHGKTTTTSMIAHAFHEAGYDPTVLIGGVLQRFGSNAKLGKDKLIVSEADESDGSFLKLLPTVAVITNIDKEHIGFYRDIEEIRQAFLRFADAVPFYGFVVINADDENCRWVIERTHRRVITFGLREGANYTARELRLIEGRYAFEVWHEEQRLGEVHLGVPGKHNVYNALACISVCHSAGLGFEDIKKSLESFRNAERRLELKGYFHGAPVYDDYGHHPTEIKAVLSAVRDMHPERKIILAFQPHRYSRTFHLFEDFTQVLKGADLCLVTDIYPAGEENLYGVSAKELALKSNAIYCPTKEDLFEALEERISEGHVVLFMGAGSISKWCEEFLALKRA